DNA from Salinispora arenicola:
TGCTCTCCGCTGTAGTTGAACCTGCCTTCTGAAGGGGTACGCCACAGCCCGGTGACGATCTCGAGTTGCTCGGCCAGCCGGTCGAACCGTTCCCTGACACCGGGGAACGGGATCCCGTAGGCGGTGTGCTCCCGTTCGTACCAGCCGGCTCCGATGCCCAGCTCGATTCGGCCACCACTCATCTGGTCGACCTGGGCCACCATGACGGCCAGCGGGCCGGGTAGCCGGAAGGTCGCCGACGTGACCAGCGTTCCGAGCCGGATACGGCTGGTCTCGCGAGCCAGAGCGGCCAGTGTCAGCCAGGCATCCGTCGGGCCGGGTAGCGCTGGCTCGTCACCCATCGCCCGGTAGTGGTCGGCGCGGAGGAATCCGTCGTAGCCGCAGCTCTCCGTGTGGCGCGCGAACCGGAGCTGGTCGTCGTAGCTGGCTCCGCGGTGTGGCTCGGTGAACACTGAGACCCGCATGTCAGTGCACCTCTACCGCTGTGTCACGCTCCGCGAGCAGCTCGTGCAGGTCGGCGCTGACCCGGGCAACGTCGGCCAGATGGGCGTTGCGGCCGAGGGTGCGCGGTCGGGGAATGGCCACATCAACGATGTCGCGGATCCGGCCGGGGCGAGGGCTGAGCACCACCACGCGGTCGGCCAGCAGGACGGCCTCCTCGATCGAGTGGGTGACGAAGACTACGGTTGCCGACGTTTCCATGTGTATCCGTTGCAGCTCACCGGAAAGCTCCTCGCGGGTGAGCGCGTCGAGTGCGGAGAACGGTTCGTCCATCAGCATCACCCGGGGCTGGCTGATCAGTGAGCGGCACAGCGAGACTCGCTGTTGCATGCCACCGGAGAGTTCGTGGGGCAGCCGCTTCTCGAACCCGGTGAGGCCGGCCAGTTCCAGTAGTTGTCGGGCGCGGTCGCGGTGTTGGGCCCGCTTCCAGCCGAAGATCTCCACGGGGAGGAGGACGTTGTCGAGCACTGTTCGCCAGGGCAGCAGTGCGGGCCGCTGGAAGAGCATCGCGACGTCCTGCCGGGGACGGGAGACTGGTGTGTCAGCGACCGTCACCGCTCCGGCGGTGACCGGGAGCAGCCCGGCGACGAGCCGGAGCAAAGTGGACTTGCCGCACCCGGAACGGCCGAGTACGGCCACGAACTCGCCGTCGGCGATGTCGAGGTTGATGTCACGCAGGGCCTCGACCCGGCCGGAGCGGCCATCGAAGCTCCGAGATACCCCGGATAGCCGGATCATCCGTGGGCCCCCTGAGTTGGTAGTCAGTGATCCGGGACAGGGTACCCGTCTCGTGTCGCTATGGCATCGGCTGGGGTGGGATTAGTTGTTTCCGTTCCGCAACCCGATATGCCTGGCGTTTCCTCGGCCCTATTCTCGTACGCTGTGCCGGCGAAGAGTCACCTCACGACGGTGGCGCCCGGCTTTGCCCTTTGGGTCGCCGCCACCCGGCAACCCCCGGAGGCCGTTGGCCCGGGGCGGAAAGGACAAGGTGTACTGATGAGTAGGCTGACCCGTACGGTCGCCGCAGCCACGACGGCCGCTGCCCTGATGTTGGTCGGGGCATGTAGCGGCTCGGACTCCACTGACGACAAGGGGGGTGACAGCGGTGCGCTGGAGCAAGTAACCTACCTCACCTCATTTGGGAACTTCGGCCGTGATTCCTACGCCTGGGTGGCGAAGGAAAAGGGCTTCTTCCGGGACGCGGGCTTTGACGTCGACATCAAGGCGGGGAAGGGCACCGGTGCCGTTATCCAGACGGTCTCCGGAGGCAAGGCGCATTTCGGGCCGATCGACCTCACCGGAGGTTTGCTCCAGTTTGGCAACGGCGAGGCAAAGGACTTCGTCGTCGTGGCCGCGATCCAGCAGCGCACCATGGCCGGCATCGCCACCGTCGAGGGCACGAACATCACTACCCCGAAGGATCTTGAGGGTAAGAAGATCGCGGACGCCCCCGCCTCCGTGGTCCGCAACCTCTTCCCCACGTACGCCAAGATGGCCGGCGTCGACGCGAGCAAGGTTACCTGGGTCAACGGTGCGCCGCAGGACCTGATGGGTACCCTCGCCGCTGGCACCGTTGACGGCATCGGGCAGTTCGTGGTTGGCCAGCCGACCATTGAGGCGGTAGCCAAGAAGAAGGCGATCATGCTGCCGTACAGCGAGTACATGCAGGATCTCTACGGCAACGTGCTGATCACGTCGACAACGATCGCCAAAGAGCAGCCGGACATGGTCAAGCGTTTCCGCGACGCTCTGCTCAAGGGCTTGGACTACGCCTTGGCCAATCCGCAGGAGGCAGCTGAGCTGCTG
Protein-coding regions in this window:
- a CDS encoding ABC transporter ATP-binding protein, whose product is MIRLSGVSRSFDGRSGRVEALRDINLDIADGEFVAVLGRSGCGKSTLLRLVAGLLPVTAGAVTVADTPVSRPRQDVAMLFQRPALLPWRTVLDNVLLPVEIFGWKRAQHRDRARQLLELAGLTGFEKRLPHELSGGMQQRVSLCRSLISQPRVMLMDEPFSALDALTREELSGELQRIHMETSATVVFVTHSIEEAVLLADRVVVLSPRPGRIRDIVDVAIPRPRTLGRNAHLADVARVSADLHELLAERDTAVEVH
- a CDS encoding ABC transporter substrate-binding protein; this translates as MSRLTRTVAAATTAAALMLVGACSGSDSTDDKGGDSGALEQVTYLTSFGNFGRDSYAWVAKEKGFFRDAGFDVDIKAGKGTGAVIQTVSGGKAHFGPIDLTGGLLQFGNGEAKDFVVVAAIQQRTMAGIATVEGTNITTPKDLEGKKIADAPASVVRNLFPTYAKMAGVDASKVTWVNGAPQDLMGTLAAGTVDGIGQFVVGQPTIEAVAKKKAIMLPYSEYMQDLYGNVLITSTTIAKEQPDMVKRFRDALLKGLDYALANPQEAAELLKKNVDSTNVDAARSELELMAGYVRSSNSGAQLGTVDSARVAQSIAILQGAGALKQTLDPDEIIDFSLTPKA